A region from the Andrena cerasifolii isolate SP2316 chromosome 9, iyAndCera1_principal, whole genome shotgun sequence genome encodes:
- the LOC143373300 gene encoding uncharacterized protein LOC143373300 isoform X2 translates to MGIDSMRVGGGRCPPLLVGGLLVVCLMLICNWWTLSSENIELVRQIDELNEQLKISAEERDQCVTLRGNLEQRYKHTEDEVASLHVRLEQQADLKKKYDELEDSVNMYKSELDSLNKLDASKTATLDTLRLEKDTFNTQLHVKRDENKKLQEEMDQLKDELEKVRLSCSKTPGKKSEFIQQPQAGPKQRKNNTSNEGEDILGLGDLYGVDNSKQGNAGSTDDNVVESVRDQEMKAATIGDT, encoded by the exons ATGGGAATTGACAGTATGAGGGTCGGAGGAGGCCGATGTCCTCCCCTCCTTGTCGGAGGACTTCTCGTTGTTTGTTTAATGCTCATCTGCAACTGGTGGACCCTGTCTTCCGAAAATATCGAGCTTGTTAGACAGATCGACGAGCTCAACGAGCAGCTCAAAATCAG TGCTGAAGAAAGAGACCAATGCGTCACATTGCGTGGAAATTTAGAGCAGAGGTATAAGCACACAGAAGATGAGGTGGCATCCCTTCACGTCCGCTTGGAGCAGCAGGCAGATTTGAAGAAGAAGTATGACGAATTGGAGGATTCTGTTAATATGTACAAAAGTGAGCTAGACTCGTTAAACAAATTAGATGCCTCCAAGACTGCAACTTTAGACACGTTGAGGTTGGAGAAAGATACTTTCAATACTCAGTTGCACGTGAAACGAGATGAGAATAAAAAGTTACAGGAAGAAATGGATCAG ttgaaggatGAGCTTGAAAAGGTGAGACTTTCCTGCAGTAAAACTCCCGGGAAAAAGTCCGAATTCATCCAACAGC CTCAAGCAGgtccgaaacaacgaaagaataaTACGTCAAATGAGGGGGAGGACATTCTAGGATTAGGAGACTTGTATGGAGTTG acAATAGTAAACAAGGGAACGCAGGATCCACTGATGACAATGTTGTAGAGAGTGTCAGAGATCAAGAAATGAAAGCGGCAACCATCGGGGACacataa
- the LOC143373300 gene encoding uncharacterized protein LOC143373300 isoform X1 — translation MGIDSMRVGGGRCPPLLVGGLLVVCLMLICNWWTLSSENIELVRQIDELNEQLKISAEERDQCVTLRGNLEQRYKHTEDEVASLHVRLEQQADLKKKYDELEDSVNMYKSELDSLNKLDASKTATLDTLRLEKDTFNTQLHVKRDENKKLQEEMDQLKDELEKVRLSCSKTPGKKSEFIQQPTRTVINKTQLGLVPEPSVKVSVAGQRGLKYHGIPILPTDQPGAVRLSPRLSVTMLKAQAGPKQRKNNTSNEGEDILGLGDLYGVDNSKQGNAGSTDDNVVESVRDQEMKAATIGDT, via the exons ATGGGAATTGACAGTATGAGGGTCGGAGGAGGCCGATGTCCTCCCCTCCTTGTCGGAGGACTTCTCGTTGTTTGTTTAATGCTCATCTGCAACTGGTGGACCCTGTCTTCCGAAAATATCGAGCTTGTTAGACAGATCGACGAGCTCAACGAGCAGCTCAAAATCAG TGCTGAAGAAAGAGACCAATGCGTCACATTGCGTGGAAATTTAGAGCAGAGGTATAAGCACACAGAAGATGAGGTGGCATCCCTTCACGTCCGCTTGGAGCAGCAGGCAGATTTGAAGAAGAAGTATGACGAATTGGAGGATTCTGTTAATATGTACAAAAGTGAGCTAGACTCGTTAAACAAATTAGATGCCTCCAAGACTGCAACTTTAGACACGTTGAGGTTGGAGAAAGATACTTTCAATACTCAGTTGCACGTGAAACGAGATGAGAATAAAAAGTTACAGGAAGAAATGGATCAG ttgaaggatGAGCTTGAAAAGGTGAGACTTTCCTGCAGTAAAACTCCCGGGAAAAAGTCCGAATTCATCCAACAGC CTACCAGAACAGTCATTAACAAGACTCAGTTGGGCCTTGTTCCGGAGCCATCTGTGAAAGTATCTGTAGCGGGTCAACGTGGTTTGAAGTACCATGGGATTCCGATTCTTCCAACAGATCAACCCGGCGCTGTGCGCCTAAGTCCTCGCCTCTCAGTTACAATGCTGAAAG CTCAAGCAGgtccgaaacaacgaaagaataaTACGTCAAATGAGGGGGAGGACATTCTAGGATTAGGAGACTTGTATGGAGTTG acAATAGTAAACAAGGGAACGCAGGATCCACTGATGACAATGTTGTAGAGAGTGTCAGAGATCAAGAAATGAAAGCGGCAACCATCGGGGACacataa
- the Ric gene encoding ras-related protein interacting with calmodulin, with translation MSADILQDKSVALNGKNDVPVVSQPTTWGGLRVYKIVVLGDGGVGKSAVTLQFVSHSFLDYHDPTIEDSYQQQVVIDGEAALLDILDTAGQVEFTAMRDQYMRCGEGFMICYSVTDRHSFLEALEYRKLISRVRANEDIPLVLLGNKFDLQHQRKVTTEEGKALATQLGCPFYETSAALRQFIDDAFYSLVRQIRAKERSRNSVRKHSRWWRLRSIFAFIFRRKQRHSSNHHYSP, from the exons ATGTCAGCTGACATCCTGCAGGATAAGAGCGTAGCCTTGAACGGCAAGAACGACGTACCGGTAGTTTCGCAGCCCACTACCTGGGGTGGACTCAGGGTATACAAGATTGTTGTATTGGGTGATGGTGGTGTTGGTAAATCAG CCGTCACTCTACAGTTTGTCAGTCATAGCTTTCTTGACTATCATGACCCGACCATAG AGGATTCGTATCAGCAGCAAGTAGTTATAGACGGCGAGGCTGCACTGTTAGATATATTGGATACTGCTGGGCAG GTGGAATTTACAGCTATGCGCGATCAGTATATGAGATGCGGAGAAGGGTTTATGATATGTTATTCCGTAACGGATAGGCATAGCTTTCTGGAAGCTTTGGAATACCGAAAGTTAATATCACGTGTAAGGGCTAACGAGGACATACCATTGGTATTGCTTGGGAATAAGTTCGATTTGCAACACCAACGAAAG GTAACTACCGAAGAGGGGAAGGCACTTGCCACTCAGCTGGGTTGCCCGTTTTATGAAACTTCTGCGGCGCTTAGACAATTCATAGACGATGCATTTTATTCGTTAGTCAGACAAATTCGGGCTAAAGAAAGGTCGCGGAATTCAGTGCGTAAACACAGTAGGTGGTGGCGACTCCGTTCAATTttcgcctttatttttagaaggAAACAAAGGCATAGTAGTAATCATCACTACTCTCCTTGA